GCATGATCAATCTTTGTGAAATAGTGATTTttctatttgaatttgaatatgCACAGGGCTTGGCGAATATCATACCTAAAGCAACTCTAATTTGGAAATTGAAGCTGCTCAAAACTGCTGCTGCTTATACCATTTCTCGTCTTCATGCCATTAGAGCTGAAGTACTTGTTATCGCTAGGTTTATTCTCTACCTATGATTCATTCAGAATATTGTGCTACGTTGACTTTGTTGATGTATAAAGTTAAAAAGATTCAGGCAAAAGTCACTCCTATCTTCGTTTTACCATTTCATCACTCTGCTCTTGATGCGTGAGTCAAGCTGCAAAGCCGTTATTTAAATTTGTGATTGTGATGATGCATTTGGATCTCAGTGGCAAAGATAATATGCTTCCCAGTGAAGACGAAGCTCGGAGGCTTTTGAGATCAATACaaaattgcaaaataaaataCTTCAAAGACAACGGGCATACCATATTATTGGTAGGTGAGAATTTCACTCCAGTTTCTTTCAGAAATGCGTGCGAGTTCTGTAATCTCTGACAATACATTTGCTTTAAGAAATGTAGATAGTACATTTTCTtatgaaaaatgattaattttataTGCTTAGCCAATAGATGCTTTTTGATACACCTAGGACATGGATTCTATATGAACCAATGGATCGTGACAAGTCGTTACTACTAGCAATGACTTCCTCTTTCATTACTTCATTCTTTCCATATCCCTCTCCTTTGTTCTCAGTTACTCATCAAATGGCACTCAGTTCATATCTTTAAGTTCGATCATTGACAAGGTTCAAAGAAAGGGTGGGCTATTGATAAAGAATCGACTCCATATCACAGTGCTAGCAGATGGAAAAGCCTACTTTATTTTCTCTAGCACTACTTATAGTAATGGAGTTTTAGTGTAGCCACAGGTAGTAGGAACTAATTTGAGGTAAAGACACTCACCATGGGGGCACTAGAAAAGTTAGTATAGTTCAAGAACTTCTGAAATTCCTCACAACTCTTCCTAAAATTATGGAGTTTAAAGGAAGCGTTTTCCAAATCAATACTACCTAAAATTTCAAATGAGATATAGTATCTACCTTTTTCAAGGCAGAAACTTCGTTAACTGCAAGAAAGTACATCGCATGTGAAAAATTCTGTGaagttgaatttgttgatttaaaATTTGCTAAAAAGTGCTTCATATCATCCTGTTCGTACTATTACTTGACTGTTTTTAATCATAATATGTTCGTGAAgtatattttgttttttgtgCTTTTAAATCATCCCagagatttattttatgcaaaccACTTGTCAAAATCCTTTGATCAAATGGTTGGATTCAGCAACACTTGCTGTGATATGGTTATTTTACAACTGTATATTCCACAGTGGTATTGATCCATTGCAATTTGTATTGATGCAGGAAGATGGCATTAATTTATTGACAATTATCAAAGCTACTTGCACCTACCGTCGATCAAGAAAACATGACTATGTGATGGATTTTCTGCCTCCCAGTATGTCTGAGTTTAAGCAAACAGTTGTGGAAAATAGGTAATTGGACACAGTTCCTTGCCCTTCAGAGTTTTCTTGATATTTCATTCGGTCTAGTTCTTGGATATTGAAACAAATTCCCAATCAAATGACATTCGAGTTTCATACTTCATTTGTTTTTTAGATGTTTTCTAGAAGCTAATATCAAGCGTTACTCAATACAGATGGCTACGTAATTATACTGGCCCTGTAATATTATCAACCATGGAAGATGGAAAGATAGTGAGAGGACTATCTGGAGTTCCAGATGAAGGTCCAGTCTTGTTAGTTGGTTATCACATGCTTATGGGGCTAGAAGTTATACCATTAGTCGAAGAGTTTCTCCGGGAAAAAAAGATAATGTTTCGTGGGATAGCACATCCATCATTGTTTTCGCATCTTATGGAAGGTGAAAACAAGGAATTTTCTTTCACCGACCATCTTAGAATATATGGTGCACTGCCTGTAAGTCCAAGCAGCCTTTTCAAGTTGTTCTCGACAAAATCTCATGTGCTACTTTATCCTGGTGGTGCTCGTGAGTTTCTACACCGTAAGGTTtgccatttttttctttttaaaccaactgcctttttctttcctttcttgtGAGAAACGGGATCGTAATTTGATGTATTTGGGCCTTTAATTTATACAGGGTGAAGAGTATAAATTGTTTTGGCCTGACCAGCCCGAGTTTGTTAGAATGGCTGCAAGATTTGGAGCCACAATTGTACCTTTTGGAGTAGTTGGAGAAGATGACATAGCAGAGGTAATGTTTTATTCATAAGATTAGTCAAACTTGGTTTACGATGAACTGATTCCATTATTTCTTGCCTTGTACTATTCCTGCATCAAATTTTCACTTTCGGCGTTTCGGTGATAATGGATAGAATTTGAGTGGAACGCCATATAATGGTTTTGGTGTGTTCATCTTTATCACTCGAGGCATCTCTAACCAACTACAAGTAGATGTTAATTGTTGGCTCAAAGGAAAGGAGTTGGAGTCGGCATTAAGTGGTTTGAAGTTATTAACATGATTTAAATGATTTCGTGACTTATTGAGGGGTTAAACTTAAATAGAGCACAGCAGAGAAGATGCAGTGGAGGAGATCTGGCCCCAAAATTATTATCCATCCATTTTCTTCTACCCTTCTTTGGAAACTTTTGAGTTATCCAAAGTTAATGTGATTTTGATGACAAGCTCCATGTCTCGAAATCAAAATGCAACTCCTGATGTTTCTTGATGCCCTTACATTCTAAATTCTTCAAACTGGCAGCTAGTGTTGGACTATGATGACTTGATGAAGATCCCTTTCTTGAGTGACCGAATAAGAAGAGATAACGAAAGATACAAATCATTTAATGTGAGGTAACATACGTATACTAGACACTTCTTACATCACAATACATTCTCAAAGCTTTTTGATACACCTGACAGGGCTGGAATGAACGGTGAGGTTGCAAATCAAGATTTATATTTTCCTGTACTTCTTCCAAAAGTTCCAGGACGATTGTACTACTTGTTTGGGAAGCCTATTCATACAAAGGGAAGGAAAGACATGTTGAAGGACAAAGAAAGAGCCAGAGAAGTGTACTTGCAGATAAAATCTGAAGTCGAAGCGAACATGAAATATCTGCTAGAAAAAAGAAAGGAAGATCCTTACAGGGGTATATTCGACAGGACCATGTACCGAGCCCTGTATGCATCTATGGATCAGGTT
This window of the Primulina tabacum isolate GXHZ01 chromosome 4, ASM2559414v2, whole genome shotgun sequence genome carries:
- the LOC142542863 gene encoding phytyl ester synthase 1, chloroplastic-like isoform X2; translated protein: MASVVKSFGISNHFTLNLGKPFCTRFHVQCVGSRDSSVVSYDSVKVNGVPSAVEKGNKMDSVDFENENGSSTVGKLKNENDFEEEKLEALWDDGYGTQTVKDYLDHAKEIISPDGGPPRWFTPISCGPHLRNSPVLLFLPGMDGLGLGLTLHHKSLGKVFDVRCMHIPVHDRTPFVELVEWVGETVRAEHNLSPKKPIYLVGDSFGGCLALAVAARYPKIDLLVVVANPATSFGRSQLQPFFPLLEALPKELHITVPYLLSFVMGDPVKMAAVNIDMMLSPTQYFEQLAGNLTGLANIIPKATLIWKLKLLKTAAAYTISRLHAIRAEVLVIASGKDNMLPSEDEARRLLRSIQNCKIKYFKDNGHTILLEDGINLLTIIKATCTYRRSRKHDYVMDFLPPSMSEFKQTVVENRWLRNYTGPVILSTMEDGKIVRGLSGVPDEGPVLLVGYHMLMGLEVIPLVEEFLREKKIMFRGIAHPSLFSHLMEGENKEFSFTDHLRIYGALPVSPSSLFKLFSTKSHVLLYPGGAREFLHRKGEEYKLFWPDQPEFVRMAARFGATIVPFGVVGEDDIAELVLDYDDLMKIPFLSDRIRRDNERYKSFNVRAGMNGEVANQDLYFPVLLPKVPGRLYYLFGKPIHTKGRKDMLKDKERAREVYLQIKSEVEANMKYLLEKRKEDPYRGIFDRTMYRALYASMDQVPSFEP
- the LOC142542863 gene encoding phytyl ester synthase 1, chloroplastic-like isoform X1 → MASVVKSFGISNHFTLNLGKPFCTRFHVQCVGSRDSSVVSYDSVKVNGVPSAVEKGNKMDSVDFENENGSSTVGKLKNENDFEEEKLEALWDDGYGTQTVKDYLDHAKEIISPDGGPPRWFTPISCGPHLRNSPVLLFLPGMDGLGLGLTLHHKSLGKVFDVRCMHIPVHDRTPFVELVEWVGETVRAEHNLSPKKPIYLVGDSFGGCLALAVAARYPKIDLLVVVANPATSFGRSQLQPFFPLLEALPKELHITVPYLLSFVMGDPVKMAAVNIDMMLSPTQYFEQLAGNLTVLLPLLSGLANIIPKATLIWKLKLLKTAAAYTISRLHAIRAEVLVIASGKDNMLPSEDEARRLLRSIQNCKIKYFKDNGHTILLEDGINLLTIIKATCTYRRSRKHDYVMDFLPPSMSEFKQTVVENRWLRNYTGPVILSTMEDGKIVRGLSGVPDEGPVLLVGYHMLMGLEVIPLVEEFLREKKIMFRGIAHPSLFSHLMEGENKEFSFTDHLRIYGALPVSPSSLFKLFSTKSHVLLYPGGAREFLHRKGEEYKLFWPDQPEFVRMAARFGATIVPFGVVGEDDIAELVLDYDDLMKIPFLSDRIRRDNERYKSFNVRAGMNGEVANQDLYFPVLLPKVPGRLYYLFGKPIHTKGRKDMLKDKERAREVYLQIKSEVEANMKYLLEKRKEDPYRGIFDRTMYRALYASMDQVPSFEP
- the LOC142542863 gene encoding phytyl ester synthase 1, chloroplastic-like isoform X3; this encodes MASVVKSFGISNHFTLNLGKPFCTRFHVQCVGSRDSSVVSYDSVKVNGVPSAVEKGNKMDSVDFENENGSSTVGKLKNENDFEEEKLEALWDDGYGTQTVKDYLDHAKEIISPDGGPPRWFTPISCGPHLRNSPVLLFLPGMDGLGLGLTLHHKSLGKVFDVRCMHIPVHDRTPFVELVEWVGETVRAEHNLSPKKPIYLVGDSFGGCLALAVAARYPKIDLLVVVANPATSFGRSQLQPFFPLLEALPKELHITVPYLLSFVMGDPVKMAAVNIDMMLSPTQYFEQLAGNLTVLLPLLSGLANIIPKATLIWKLKLLKTAAAYTISRLHAIRAEVLVIASGKDNMLPSEDEARRLLRSIQNCKIKYFKDNGHTILLEDGINLLTIIKATCTYRRSRKHDYVMDFLPPSMSEFKQTVVENRWLRNYTGPVILSTMEDGKIVRGLSGVPDEGPVLLVGYHMLMGLEVIPLVEEFLREKKIMFRGIAHPSLFSHLMEGENKEFSFTDHLRIYGALPVSPSSLFKLFSTKSHVLLYPGGAREFLHRKGEEYKLFWPDQPEFVRMAARFGATIVPFGVVGEDDIAELVLDYDDLMKIPFLSDRIRRDNERYKSFNGWNER